Below is a genomic region from Tenrec ecaudatus isolate mTenEca1 chromosome 15, mTenEca1.hap1, whole genome shotgun sequence.
cgaatgaagcttttgccagatTCACTAACgtacatgaggtttctctccaggaGGAATTCCCTGATGAACACTGAGGTccttcttcctgataaaaacgttgccacattcaccacatacatggggtttctctctggtGAGTTTCCTGATGAACAGTGAGCATGTACTTCCTGAGaaaaccttttccacattcatcacatacatgggtttctctccagtatgagttcgtagaTGATAAGCGAGAACAGTCTTTCCAATAAAGGCTTtttcacattcaccacatacatggggtttctctccagtatgagtttgctgatgaacagtgagtgaAGTCTTCCTGGTAAAGCCTTTGCTACATTtatcacatatatggggtttctctccagtatgagtttgctgaagtGAGAGTGATTTTCTGAATAaagacttttccacattcaccacatacatggggtttctccccactatgactttgctgatgaacagtgagagcagttttccaaaaaaaggctttgccacattcatcacatgcacggggtttctctccagtatgagttcgtagatgagTTTTCAGATTTACTTTATgagtgaagcctttgccacattcaccacatatatggggtttctctctagtATGAGCTCTCTGATGAACGGTGAGAAAAGACTTCCTGGTAGAGGCTTTTCCATATTcacgacatacatggggtttctctccagtatgagtttgctgatgaacagtgagagcattcttcctgataaaggtttTGCCACATTCATTACATATATTGGGTTTATCCCCAgtatgagttcgtagatgagttttgagttgtattttctgaatgaagcctttgccacattcaccacatacatggggttttccttcagtatgagtttgctgatgaacagtgagatcactcttcatGGTGAAGtccttcccacattcactgcatacgtaGGGCATCCCTGCCACATGAGTTTCACAACAtcccttgaggtatgatttaCTGTGATAAGTTTTGCCACAATCCAAGCATTTATAAAGCTTTTGTCCTTTGTGagatttttgataatgttcattgagttggaACACGTTATTGtatttttgcccacactgacaggtcttatctagtatatGAATGAGCTGGCATTCATAGAGCAAAGACTCCTCAATGAAGGTCgtcccacatttatcaccagtgtgtggtttctcaatttgatCAGATTCCTGATGCTGTGACTTCGAGATCCTGGATTGTTCACTCTCagagaatttcatttcagtacaaaattgctcttgcTCAGTGTGGAGGAAATTGTCCTCATCTTccttgagcacaactgacttctgtgttttgttgcttctgttctgatttaatttcagaatgattaaatctgattttactatTTTTCCATGTAATCCAAACAACTCATACGTTTCCTTTGGAAGAAAATAATTTCTGTGCTGATAAAcagtactttccaatgtattaaatgtatACTATTGTTCCATTCTGTCCATGTATCTTTCACATTGCATGTGTTCAAGCAAATGGTcggcatctttctggatttctataaaagaacagaacattgattCTTTTCAAAATCTTGACTTACAATGGACTCCTTAAAATATGCATCGATacgaagtagatctttagtgacaaccctcttatatgaatataaataaaacactatgcttaatgtttattgctcattggaagaaatacaagcgtgtaaataatccaaatggtaaAAATAGTTATTGTAGAACTCTGGTTGGATATGAAAGGATGAATGAACACAGATTTGgcatttgcttaaagaggtataTGAAAATGTACAACAAATGTAATAGAAGGAAGACATTGAGAACAATAGACCACAGGTCGGATAAGGCTTG
It encodes:
- the LOC142427328 gene encoding uncharacterized protein LOC142427328, giving the protein MKFSESEQSRISKSQHQESDQIEKPHTGDKCGTTFIEESLLYECQLIHILDKTCQCGQKYNNVFQLNEHYQKSHKGQKLYKCLDCGKTYHSKSYLKGCCETHVAGMPYVCSECGKDFTMKSDLTVHQQTHTEGKPHVCGECGKGFIQKIQLKTHLRTHTGDKPNICNECGKTFIRKNALTVHQQTHTGEKPHVCREYGKASTRKSFLTVHQRAHTREKPHICGECGKGFTHKVNLKTHLRTHTGEKPRACDECGKAFFWKTALTVHQQSHSGEKPHVCGECGKVFIQKITLTSANSYWRETPYM